A region of Rhodoferax potami DNA encodes the following proteins:
- a CDS encoding MBL fold metallo-hydrolase, with amino-acid sequence MRIKWILGTLVACLAIGASTLAWLLSHPPGMEGVKSLRWPTASAPLAPLKVRFLGVATVLLDDGETALLTDGFFSRPDKLTVFLRKVEPDVQAITEGLQRAGITGSASRLAAVIPLHSHYDHAMDAPEVARQTGALLMGSGSTLMVGQGWGLPPDRMKLAQLHTPYRFGRFTVTLYPALHTPTGFTGGVIEQPLKPPVRATDYLEGQSYAMHIAHEGRTLLITGTAGFVPGALQGVRADVVLLGIGAMGPRSPEHKLAYWNETVRTVGARRVIPIHWDDFWIPSTQPMQPMPRPLDDFEASMAFLERQGAAEGVNIRLPAAWTPMDVFDGLPR; translated from the coding sequence ATGCGTATCAAATGGATCCTTGGCACCTTGGTGGCGTGCCTGGCAATCGGAGCCAGCACACTGGCTTGGCTACTGAGCCACCCACCCGGTATGGAAGGCGTTAAGTCTTTGCGTTGGCCCACCGCCTCCGCGCCGCTTGCGCCACTCAAAGTCCGTTTTTTGGGCGTTGCCACCGTGTTGCTGGACGACGGCGAGACGGCTCTTTTGACGGACGGATTTTTCTCGCGACCCGACAAACTCACTGTTTTCTTGCGCAAGGTGGAGCCCGACGTGCAGGCCATCACTGAAGGCTTGCAACGCGCCGGCATTACCGGGAGTGCGAGTCGCTTGGCCGCTGTGATTCCCCTGCACTCGCATTACGACCATGCCATGGACGCGCCCGAAGTGGCGCGCCAAACCGGCGCCCTATTGATGGGTTCAGGCTCTACCCTCATGGTGGGCCAAGGCTGGGGGCTGCCGCCTGATCGCATGAAGCTGGCACAGCTCCACACACCCTACCGCTTCGGCCGGTTCACAGTCACGCTCTACCCTGCGTTGCACACCCCCACCGGCTTTACCGGGGGCGTGATTGAGCAGCCATTAAAGCCCCCTGTGCGGGCCACCGACTACCTGGAAGGCCAAAGCTACGCCATGCACATAGCGCACGAGGGCCGCACCTTGTTAATCACGGGCACCGCAGGCTTTGTGCCCGGTGCGCTGCAAGGTGTGCGCGCCGATGTGGTGCTGCTCGGGATTGGTGCCATGGGCCCGCGCAGCCCCGAACACAAACTCGCCTATTGGAATGAAACCGTGCGCACCGTGGGTGCCCGCCGGGTCATCCCCATCCATTGGGACGATTTCTGGATTCCCTCCACACAACCCATGCAGCCCATGCCCCGCCCTCTAGACGACTTTGAGGCGTCCATGGCGTTCCTGGAGCGCCAGGGCGCCGCGGAAGGCGTCAACATCCGCTTGCCGGCCGCTTGGACACCGATGGACGTGTTTGACGGCCTGCCGCGCTGA